The Cardiocondyla obscurior isolate alpha-2009 linkage group LG16, Cobs3.1, whole genome shotgun sequence genome segment CTACAATTCGAACGGTAGACGAAGCACAGTACTTACTTCAACGAATGCTTGCATTTACTGTGGAACAAAGCTGTATAGCCGCACAAAAACAGCTTGAAGTACGAGATATGGAATCACGGCTCAATCAAGTTGCGCAAGAAAGTGATGTACAACATCAATTGTTAGAGCATGTCTTACGCGATAGAGATCTTTTATCTCTTACAAACAATCAAAATAATGTGTTAGCTTATAGCCCGGCTAGTTCAAGGAGTTCTTCTCCTGACAAGTAAGTCAACCAGCAGAATTTCACTTTGTCAAAATTACAGATAATTTCTCAAATGCTTAAAATCTTTcaaattgataatatttttcacgagtATAgcttaaacattttaattaaaaaaatattttaataaattaaattaaaatttaaattattttccactttataattattctctgttttttattatatgcattttatttttatttatgtcatTTAGTAGTGAAAGTTATGGTCAAATTATACTCGGGGAAGATCGACAGCGCAATAGTAAAGTTAGAAAAAGAACAACGCAACCACAAGAACTTCTTTATGGTGTACATGCTAACTCGGAAAATTTAAAAGCGGACGATCAAAATCAAAATCATAACCATCCTCTTACCAGGGTCCCTAGTGCACCAGGTAGTCTAAAGTAAGTACATATATAGATTGTGTGTTCTCATCAGTGACAAATacatgttatacatataatatattgttaccTTCGTATGtttgtttcaattttcatGTACAGAGGACTCGTATTAACAAGAAATCAGTATGGTGGTACTGGTGGATCACCGACGTTGAGCCGTCGCGACAACACATCGCCCAGAGCTCTACGGCGTCCGATTCATCCTGGTGGAGGCTCCATGTGAGTGATTATTCTGCAGCACATTCTTATTcttatattctttatatatttttttcttcatatcCTACTCCATGCACTATCTagatagtttttattttctcaggATAAActttattctattaatttcgttTGAGACAGGAATCAAGTGCAAGTATTTCGTGCCTAAGaatataatgattaataatgaaaatgcGCGCATGTAGTACAGATTAAAATAAGCGtaagaatgaaataaaattaaatgctgcAGATTTtccgtgaaaagaaaaaagatttttaaacaaaaattattataatatacgtaCACATAAATGCACTATTTTACgagaattattatcattttattaatttccacgcgtgtaaataaatatctctGAGCTTATCAGATATTAAGATGAACATTTTCGAGAGCTATatactgtaaaataaaatttaaactgatatgtggaaaaataatatacaaatataaacatacattattaatatatgtacacataCACGCATACATATGAAGTATACGATTTAATAGTCGTATCTTACTTCTAAACGGTACCtttaactgaaaaaaaaaaaaaaaaaaaaaaaaaagaataaacctagatttatatttaaataagtaagatatgtatattaatcgattttacacagtaatatatatacatatgtagtGTCAATGAATCTGACACTATATACTATAGCATTTCTAtctatttaactttaattaatattaacatattaataattgcaataaGAAAAGACATGTTTATATGCcatttagattaatttatacaaaatatgtaCTTCAATATGTGTAGAcgtaagaattatattttttgtaatacaggaaaaaaaaaataataataaaagacaaaatttttaacaagacGCGGAAATAACTATCGAAAGATTCCTCCTTTCGGCTGTTCCTTACTTACATATTTCTAAGTACGAAATTTGCATTTGATAATGGCTGAAGTTAATAATTGTGCTTAATTGTGCACTACTCCTATAAGCtggattaatatatttcattattatttccgCGCATGCatgtgtaatataatttttaagtcgGCATGATTATTACAGCCAAATGCCGGCTAACTAACACGTTAACATGTAACACACCCATTAGGGAGCAGGTAGCGCATATGGATATATCCTCACCTCCTGGATCCCCGACTACTTATAGACGATTCAATAGCCGTGAAGAAAATGTATTCTCCAGATTAACTGCGAGCAAGCAGCTAATTGCATCTGAACCACAACCAATGAAAGGAATTATCTCGCAGTATCAGGGCAAGGTAGGCAAATTATGGTAacgatatttttctcttatttctgaaattatgaattaattatgattctttttttaggCGCAACCACGTGCTATCTTGCAATGTTCTCATATTGCAGAAGGTCACAGCAAAGCTGTTCTTACTATATGCGTGACGTCAGATTTACTTTTCAGTGGTTCGAAAGGTATAAGTAGATCAAATGttactgaaaaaaatatatctgattaaaaataatacgatcgTAATAACACATGAGTTATTTGATGGATTTTCAGATCGCACTGTGAAAGTGTGGGACTTAGAGACGGGAATTGAAAGTTTGACTTTGAGTGGACACCCTAATAACGTCGTTGCTGTAAAATATTCCACTGTTCATCAGCTTTTATTTAGCGTATCCGCTGCATACGTTAAAGTTTGGGATTTAAGAACTGGCAACAACTGcataaaaacattattttcttcgGGTCAAACTCAAAGCGGTCCTATCGCATTGTCAACTCCATCTAGAACTCTTCAAATTCCTATGGGCGAAACAACAATTAACGATTTGGCGCTAAGTTTAGATGAACAAGAGCTCTATACTGCAGCTAGCGACAAAGTTAGAATATGGGATCTTCGTAAATTGGCATATACCGCTAAATTAACTACACCGCACACAGCGGCCGTTATGTGTTTGGCCGTTGCTGAGGACGGTAGAGTAATAGCGGGTAGCAAGGATCATTTGATATCTCTGGCCGAGCCTAATATATCCGGAACGTCCGTTAGTTTAGCCCCACCGCATTATGACGGAGTTCAATGCTTATCAACGATAAGTTCTACATTATTTTCTGGTACGTCGTATCATTTCCGTTTATATATCGTAGTCAcgctgaaatattttaatgtattattaattaattttcaggtTCCAGAGATATGTGCATCAAACGGTGGGACTTAAGCAAAATGGAATTAGTTCAATCTTTGAATAATGCTCACAAAGATTGGATTTTGGGATTATGTACGATAAATAACGGTTCTATAATGATTTCGGGATGTCGCGGTGGTATATTAAAGGCATGGTCAATTCCTAAAGATCATTTGGGAGAATGTACGCCTATCGGAGAAGTACGAGCGCACGCATCTGCTATTAATGCTATCGCGACTAATCAGCAGCATATATTTACAGCGAGCAAGTAAGTAAGAGAATccaaacattttaatatattttatatcaaactcCATATCGCAAACGATATTCGATAAAGCTAGTTGCAAATCAACTGTTAGCGTATCGGACATATACAGGGTATCACAAACCTGAAAATTATGGACAAAtcgtcgatttaatttttcgactgTCTTAAttagaactatttttttttttttttttttcggcttTATCTCATATATTTCTTCCAATCCAAAACTATGGTTTTCAATCTCCTAGtgacaatatttaaaagattgtgttttataaaattctatatGACTTTTCctctttgatttttaattttctactcACAGTTTCGGAAGCGATATGTTGTTTGGGATACCCTGGACATGTATTTTGGTTCAGCAATTTGCAATAAGATATCCCGAGTAAAATAATGTCTCGGATATTGATTTCAGCTCTGGGGAAGTGAAGCTGTGGCGTATACCCGATTCCTCATTATCTATGTCTATTTCCACAGTTTCCCTTTAACTTTATTTGTCTTTTGCTTCTGTGCACTGTATgtgcgtttatttaatatttttttcgataattgCATGCCGTTACTTATACCATagaattcaaaataattttcacacaACCTGACAAAAAggttgcattatttattatgcatGTGTAACATTCATTGAATGTTATCATTTTACGCAACgctatataaattattatagtaatttattatattaatacttaaagtaaagaataaaaatatacgattaCGATTTTTACACTTACGTGcgtttataattacatttgcatTATACCTGATCGACGTAGTGTAATTAcgaatacaaaatttaatgattaatattcaaaatcgTATATTGTAATTGGTTTAGAAGCATCAATTTAAATGCACAAAATAATTCGTACGTCCAACTATTTCACGAGCATTTTCTTGTTATagacaatataaaatatggaaTTATTTGCTTATAACTATGAGTAATCGTTCTTTGCTagtcaataaataaaaaagatacaaaagtcAAGTGTAAAATGAAGTGATTTCATGATATTTGCGATAAGTTTATCATAGGGTGTATGAAtgtttaattcattattatttgctTCTATGTTGTTTACTCCACTTTGGTGCTTTGCATGGTCATCGTGTCAATACGAAGTGATGGAACTGTGAAATTGTGGAACTACTGTAAACGAGATGCAAGGACTTTCCACAGGAGCAACTCACTCAAAAGCTAACACATATGTGCCGTATACTAcgtgttatatttaatttgcaaacatataattttaatttaatttaaatgataatgCACTGTCCGATTATTagtttatacttttttaatacgttactaatacattaattttttaaattactattagaaatatttttctaaaatagtttttttattgGTTGActgttgtaattttaataaatattaagatatgtgatacttataaaaatttatagaacaGTATGTACGTTTGTTGTTCGATTAACAAAATAACGAATtgtaatattaacttttatgTAGAATAGAAACAATGTGCATTATCATAAAATGCCTAAACGGAAGGCttgaatgaaatattttcggataagaaaaaaagatctaTGTTAtctgatatttattttgttatgaACATAAAGATATGATcgtaattagaataattatatttattcttagTATAAACAATAATTGTTGGTTAATACTGTACAGTCTGAGGTCTCTGTAGGTTCCAAATACTGGATATTGTCATGGTTGGTTATTAGTCAATTttcttctaaaaattttaaaacagtaTTATGCcttaattatattcatacttgtcacgaaaaataaattaattgttaaaaaaaaagaaaaaaagaaagagagaaaagaataatacataataattttgtagcaTTTAATATGGATTTGTATATACGtacctctttttcttcttatgTGCGGTAAGCGATTCTTGACCGCTATCATCCTCGCTATCTTCAGATTGACTACTACTGGTACTGCTAGAGGAACTACTCGAAGAACCGCTCGATGAATCGCTAGCAACACCGGTATCTTCTTTCACGTCTATAGTTTCTGCTAAGTTTGCCAGTTCAGGTTCTTTCTCGTTTAGTACTTTTAACCATTTTCGTGATAATTTTGGTCTTCCTCGTACCTATTTGCGAGGAAATTATTGTTGTCAGTGgttatctattattaattttacgttgacatttttataattataattttgtacattttgcATTAAGTTCTTACCGTTTTATGCCAAACTACTGGAAAATTGGTACGCGAACAAAAATTTTGTGTTACCGCTATAGTTTCATCAAGATTCAAAACGATATGCCACCATCCGCCAGGAATAAAGACAGTTTCGCCAGGAGTTTGCAGAATTTCTATTGGGCGACAGTCTGTTGGCCACGTAGGTAGTTTTGTGCGTGGGTAGACAATGGAAAACCATGTGATAGCTTCATCTCTCTGTTTACCACCTTCAGCTGCACTTACTTTCAGAAGTTCGCGAGGAGTATGCGTAGGAAACAAACACCAGCGTTTATGACCCGAGATTAATGCATTCCATGCACTGGTGCCCAGTGGATCTATGTGTATCCCTGTACCTGTTagaatttttcgttaaaatgcatctttattacaatttaagaacagtacaataatttttttaatatttaaaattattttcctaaACGAAATCTTgtacgaaattttaattacattagaAATTTAGTGACATGAGTGTATGTACATATTGTTGGTGcattaatcaaatatatttaccagATCTTGCAGGGCCCATAACAAACCAACGATACGGTGGTCTTCGATGTTCTCCGGCATGATGAAAAAGATCATCTCGGAAGTATTTGGGAATTATATAAtcttctaacaatttttttcgtcttgGATGTTCACCAAATGAGCTatcaaaaatgtataaaggAGAATCATCTTcattattaaacatatatcgAACATAGTATTTCATCTTCATTTTTACACTATATCCTTCATTGTCTTCTCCACATTTAAACTTTTGATTTCGATATTTCTTTGCTAATCTCTGAAatcaaatacaaaaattaatataattttattactaaatttgtttttacaaaataaaattaagagcAGAGCCTTTACGTGAgtacattaatataatgaaaTGTGATCGTTGACGTTAGTTCGCGAAACGAgggacgagagaaagaaacgaaaaatcaACATATACTGCAACATGTAAAGGagtttgtaaaaatatctcgttttatgtaattataaaattaacggCGTGATCACGTTTCCTAGTTGCGGCTATAAAAACGGAGAATATTACGTCGAATAAATGAgttcattaatataattagtttCCTTGTAATTCttgaatttcattaaaaaaatgtattttcctaaataattaaatgtgtttcgttaattgcaaataacaaaataaacgTGTGCATTGTACATTGCGCCTTGACATCATTCTTaacaaatatgtaaaatttatttaattataaatatatcaaaattgTGATACAAAATCCAACCTCTATAGTCCATTTGTGTTGGGCTCGCCAGCCATTTTGAACACCTCGTATTATCACAGGCTTGTAaggtttttcatatttttctacGAATTCTTCCGTAGTTACGATCGATTCGTCGATTCGTTCGGCGTTGTCTTGAAACTCCcaaaatttttggaaatttttaatatagccATGTTGGGTCCATGCTGCTTTATCCACGAGCTCTATACAATATGCATTGAAAGCTGATGTTTAGAATTCTTGATATTAAACCTttgtttgtaataaattatattattttgtctaATAAAACTGCATAaaactcaaataatttttatatgtttttacataaattgcaATCAAGATGCGTGCATCAAATTTAATCTATTATATGTCTAAAGTGGTTTAAGATTATCGGGAAGCCGAATTACATCATCGTTATTCAAGGTctcgaaagaggaaaaaagaaacttaatcGAAAACTCTTGCCAGAAATAATTGCACGTAGACGATGAACACGGATCtttcttttcattattttatcgtatGCGAAGCTCAAGTATGCATTTAATTCACGTataatgtgaaataaatacttaaaacgataaataaaaagattaaatatcgAAATACGACTTGTCGTTCATTCATAACGTAGATAGGTTATAAATTGTAAGATCCATTTTCTCCTCACCTGGACGAGCCTTCTTTTTCACCTCCTTAATCCTTTTTCTTGCTCGATGATCCAGTTTCCACTCTTCCGTCATCACTTCGTATTGtctatttatattacaaatagaatatatttacaaatcaCGCaatcaattacaaaatttaaaaacgttgCAAAACGCTAAGTGATCACGACGTTACAAAAACGTCGTTTAGTAATAATCGAGAATGACGGATGGTAACGGAGCTCAATACTGCCAACAAACCGCACATAACAAAAACTAGATACGCTAATGGTAATTTTATAACGCAAGTCAACAATTGGCGAGTGACTCTCTAAAGCGATTAGTTCATGCCCACGCAAATAGCGTTTATACGCACCCTCACTCTCACCCTgagtaaaaaatatcgttctCTAATTCGCATAGGCAATATagaaaagtaataaagtaataataaaaaaaaagttaaatataataattactaacGTTCTTAGCAATATTTTTCCCGGTGTGTTATACCTTCTTCTGTCTATTCTAAAATCTCTTCATACTTGGAGTACATATTACTCAAACTCGGAATCCTTTATTTATGCACTTtacgcgaatttatttttgagatACGTAGAATTACAAAGTCCCACAAAATTATGGCGGGTAGAAAAAAATGTCgagcattctttttttttttttcttgtggTTTTCAAGCAATTTTTGATTTGTTAGGTATCTCTATATTACTGGTACAACGATATCGACGcactattatatatttacaattttacacaAAATAATCGTAACTATTCTTTCTTACAATACTTACGATACAATCGTGgtataatttaagatttaaatatattttacgccAACTGTAAAACTCATAGCTGTTTTTATTactgtaaatttttatcattttgcaACTATGATCGTGAAATGATCGTCTCGGGTTGATTTCGTCTTGTATgtttaaaatcatatttcgctacactttataaaataacgaagaaagaaagaaaatctaGTACGTTTACCTGATCTCAAATGGGAGAGTGAGTGCCGTTCTTTCGCGCAATATTCGTATATTTGATTAgcacatttctttttctcacaaTTGTCAAAACACAAAGATGCATCGTTTTGCATCGATTGATCCAATCCATATCGTGTTCTATGTCTTCAAACTCTAAATCAACGTGTATTGCAAACGTACAACTTGgacataaaatattagttaACGCTCAAACGGTGCACTGCTCTAGCCGctctatttcttttgtttttccttcATCTAATATACAATGACTTTCCagtatttacttttattaatcgatacgCCAGACGTTAAGGCAAAAGAATACAATAaggatatttaaaaagaagagaaatatttaacaaaattctaACGTTTGAACATTTTTCCAAGTTACCGTAACTCAGTGCACCATTTGAGAATTAACGTAGTAccgaatataaattacatatgtaCACTCACTGTCAGAAATGGCATTCGTGGTgctacgacggcggctagcgtacgtgatcgtggcgtggggtgcgtcgaatctcacacgaagcacgcGCGTACATGTGTCGCGAAGCACCGGTCACATAGGACTGTGAGGATACGCGGCCTCTCCCTACTATATCTCCCCacactcggcggccgagagtgggggaagtcacgtacgccagccgccgtcaccgctcgtcgcagcaaatgccatatctgcttttcagtgtacgcTACATGATGAGAACGCCTGTTGTACGTATACGGCGCATTGTAATGTCTTTCGTGCTGAATTACAGTAAAATTTGACGATGATGTTAGAACgctttagaagaaaaaaaaaaaaactgacaaagaataaaatattttagttttcaAGCATCTGCGATATTGTCTTCGATGTGTTACGCTATCTTACGACTACTATATTCGACAAGAACTCGATTTAGAAAGCGTCGGTATTTCGCAAAATgtgatttaatatttgtaaaaatttgcagCGTCTATTTAACGTTTCActatcgataaataataaaagcaatcCGCAAACTCGACGTAcgacgaataaaaagaaatttctctcAATATTTTGCCGTCATTCGTATAGCTTTTTATACTTCGTTTTCACCAAGGTGCTCTCTTTATCGCGTGTATATAATGCATGAGAACTCGAGATTTGTAACGTGTCCTCGACAACGAGTCATCGCTATTATCCTATGacataattttgataaatctcTCTTATGGAATATTAGTAACTTtaactctctttttttttttttcttcctaaTAACAGTGGACCAGCACTGTTCGTCGTacgaaagacaaaaaaaaagtatacgtatatatacatatatgtaaaaaaaatttctcagaCATTCGTTGATAAagagaaattagaaatatgAAAGTGCACAAAAGTTATTATTCCTAACGCGATAAAACCTTCACTGGAGTTTATATCATAGCATACTCGTTACAGCGTACATTATATTTGGAATTGACGAATGTCAgcttttaaattgaaatgtttaaacacgatttcgagaaaaaatttttatcgtttgcATATACACATTCACGCAAACACACACGCGCAAACacacatgtatgtatatatactatatatatgcGCTTAAGACTATTTACACATATACACACGGGCGCGCGCTCGAAGATAAAATAGTGCTCGTACCtagaataaaaatacagtaaaataaaaaacctgtACGCGGTTCTAGTATTCTCGTTGGTGATCCTAAAGACAAAAGGAGGCAAGAGAACGCGTTCACGCGTGAAATGGCGTTATATTCTTGATTACTGCTAGACAGATGCATTGGTCGCGTTACGTTACGCGAGTGCGGACGCTGGTAAAGAGCTATGCTTCGGTTTTGTcttgtttaaaaaaacttttatgcaCCCGTTGAAATCAGCACTTACGAGAACGTGGCCTCCGCAGCCTTTGGTGCGTTGTTCGACGACAGGATCGACAGGAACAACGTTGCAACTATCACCTTTTtgttcttctttattttcccATTGTTCTCTCTCTTCGATTTGCTTGATAATAGTGTCTGGATTCGGCGCAAATACAGCACACGTTACCACAGCGTTGTGCGCCTTTATACCTTCCCAGAAATCATTTCGATCTCTACGAACACTAGAAAATTTGGAGTAATCATGATGCGTCTTCCAGATATAAATGCACTGATTTTCAGATCCGCTGACTATGTATTGTCCGTCCGGGCTAAAACTTGCTTTAATTTGACTACTGATGTTAACGTATCCCTTGTATTTGCAGGACAGGTTCAAATCTCTTAGATCGTACAGACGAATACGACTGTCGTTCGATGTGACCAATATTTTGTCCTCTCCTGGCATAGGCTCGATTCCGCTGATTTTGCGACCGGTGGAATTTTTCCCTCTAGTCGATCGAACATGTATCTGAGTGTGATACTTTAACTGATCGGTATTGTAAAATATGCAACGACCGTCGTACGAGCCAACAACCGCGAACTTCCCGTTTTGACAAAAGTTTGCCGCGGTGATCAATTTTGTTTGTCCGTCTACTTCGTTCCATACTGCAACTTTTTTATCCGGAATATTCCACAGACGTAATTTGCCATCTAACGATCCAGAAAGAAAGTATCGATCATCCTTCGGATGAAATACTATAGCGGTGACAAAATCTATATGTTGAAAGCAGCACAGGCATTCTTTGCGCGATATATGCCAAAGCCGTACAGTTTTGTCCATCGATGAGGACAAAACGAAATAATTCTTGGACCACGAAACGTCGAGCAAGTCTGAGGTATGGCCGGTATACGTGCAAAACGGTTTTGGCATAAACGGACTTTTTGTTCCTTCTATCTCGCTGAAGGCACTAGCTACGACGTTGGGATCTTCCATAGATTGCTGCGAAACCAAAGATTCTTGTGAAGGAGTAGGACTGACTTTCTCTGCGTTATACTTTGTTCGCATGTCTTGAAAATACGTAAAGGCGTCTCGTAAGACCCAAATCCTTAAAACGCGATCTTGTCCCGCGGTGGCTAATAATCGACCACAAGCTGAAAACTTCATGCACCACACGGGTCCTACGTGTTCCCCGCTAAGGTCTTGAACGTGCTGTAGACAGCTAAACTCGTACGGACCTTTGTGGCTGTTGGACGCcttcaattttatatactgTTGTTCACCGGGATAAACTTCATCTACTATGTCCATGACATCTTCTTTGTGTCTCGCGTGCGACACTTCCTGCGCGATGGATTTCGCTTTGTTCATAGTTTTCTTTACAGTAGATCCTAGAAATCGTTTCAACTTTTGCGTCCGCTTACGAACTCTATCTACAGATACATCCTCATCTGGAGGTATACTAGACATTTTACTATCAACGCTTTCCTcgtcgctctctttctccttctccaGACTAGAATTGCTTATATATTTCGATTTGGTAAGCCTCATAATGTGTAATGACAAGGGATTGATACATTGCGGTAATTTATCTTCCGCTATACTTAATGGCACCTGTTCTCCCGTATCTAAATTTGTTACAGGCACTTGTTCCAGAATTTCCTGCAAGAACAATTAAGCgtcaaaaaatttcttttattaatatttttaatataaaatgcaattatctgcgtttaaaattataattgttaatcgACAAACCATATCAGTAAGACGCTTTCCAGAATCTGTCCTAGTTCTGACAAACATATTTAATTGCTTGACCATATCTTGATCACCGGCAGATTTACGTCTTTCTTTAGAACCTTGTGGACTCACGCCTGAGAGTTTATGATGGCCTAGAGAAAAACGGCCAATACTGTTGCTTGAAGCCGATCCTAGTGGACTACTAGATTTTTCGCTTGATCGACTAAGCAGTTCCGCTTTCATTCTTTCTACTCTTTCCAATTCCTCGGTAGATGGACCTTCCGCTTTCAATTTATCTTCATcctacaaaaaaaacaaaatttatatacatatatgtatacatatatcgcacACACTTGTAGGCACGTATATGGATAAAAGTATTCGCCAGATtaagataagataagataaatgtataaataatttttttaatgggaAATACCCAAcagaattattttgcaaattaaaagagacgagacgagacgagtaTTTACTTGCGGTTTAACGACATATTGACCCTTCGTTGCCGATCGGATATCAAGTGAATGCTCGAATTCTCTAGTTATCGATTCTATAGTACTCGCTGGACTTGGAAGTGGCGATGCAGGAGTAAGTGCTTCTGCGGAAggctaaaattaattgcataaaattaattatattattcgtaTATATGATAATGCTAAACTGCGTTGAAAAAAATAGCCTTACAGCGAGATCGCTCTGTGTGTttgttttcgttttctttttacggcGTGGAGGAGCAAC includes the following:
- the LOC139108827 gene encoding WD repeat-containing protein 44 isoform X1, with amino-acid sequence MSGSSDSEEFFDAEDDSFHRTSRKGKQRDSTSASESHVVKTEVCKQDDDCVFVKPAEPKPFIETKSLSADCGQIKEKLDEDDKDSNKDSADKIVGRRRFRELRQRMQTEDDDIPINSSPPDSQTSSIEGVYPTPSKTSHPFRIIEHDTLSLQSMTSLGRVGRILAGAADNVSGVFISGISQCPPPAALTREGQMSSVASIPSKDEDTTSGKVSQSSSVLTLSGDILQESSVNDRSNYASHSESDKTVMLQEPDVIASTKNNGKPVEDVAIPGVPVAPPRRKKKTKTNTQSDLAPSAEALTPASPLPSPASTIESITREFEHSLDIRSATKGQYVVKPQDEDKLKAEGPSTEELERVERMKAELLSRSSEKSSSPLGSASSNSIGRFSLGHHKLSGVSPQGSKERRKSAGDQDMVKQLNMFVRTRTDSGKRLTDMEILEQVPVTNLDTGEQVPLSIAEDKLPQCINPLSLHIMRLTKSKYISNSSLEKEKESDEESVDSKMSSIPPDEDVSVDRVRKRTQKLKRFLGSTVKKTMNKAKSIAQEVSHARHKEDVMDIVDEVYPGEQQYIKLKASNSHKGPYEFSCLQHVQDLSGEHVGPVWCMKFSACGRLLATAGQDRVLRIWVLRDAFTYFQDMRTKYNAEKVSPTPSQESLVSQQSMEDPNVVASAFSEIEGTKSPFMPKPFCTYTGHTSDLLDVSWSKNYFVLSSSMDKTVRLWHISRKECLCCFQHIDFVTAIVFHPKDDRYFLSGSLDGKLRLWNIPDKKVAVWNEVDGQTKLITAANFCQNGKFAVVGSYDGRCIFYNTDQLKYHTQIHVRSTRGKNSTGRKISGIEPMPGEDKILVTSNDSRIRLYDLRDLNLSCKYKGYVNISSQIKASFSPDGQYIVSGSENQCIYIWKTHHDYSKFSSVRRDRNDFWEGIKAHNAVVTCAVFAPNPDTIIKQIEEREQWENKEEQKGDSCNVVPVDPVVEQRTKGCGGHVLVSADFNGCIKVFLNKTKPKHSSLPASALA